One Lysinibacillus sp. OF-1 DNA segment encodes these proteins:
- the ribD gene encoding bifunctional diaminohydroxyphosphoribosylaminopyrimidine deaminase/5-amino-6-(5-phosphoribosylamino)uracil reductase RibD: protein MANVDEKYMQLALDLAASAKGNTNPNPLVGAVIVKNGVIVGTGLHRKAGEPHAEVHAFRMAGEHAQDATLYVTLEPCSHYGKTPPCAKLVKESGVSRVVVAMQDPNPAVAGQGIQLLRDAGIVVEVGVLEQQARRVNERFIHNMLTQRPFVISKFAMTLDGKIATHTGHSKWVTGEAAREDVHYIRHEVDGILVGVGTVIADNPTLTTRLKEGYGKNPTRIIMDSSLRTPDYANVLNTEEAHTILVCSEDVSQEKMKRFTDKGVTVLPVRKNEYGLQLDDMLEKLYTHGITDILLEGGSKINASFLQQEAIDKYVVYIAPKVLGGNLSLTPFAGYSPSQMNEAWNVEWTSFDKVGEDLRIIAYPKQGEEK from the coding sequence ATGGCAAATGTTGATGAAAAGTATATGCAATTAGCACTCGATTTAGCAGCGAGTGCCAAAGGAAATACGAACCCTAATCCACTTGTTGGGGCTGTGATCGTGAAGAATGGCGTAATTGTAGGCACGGGCTTACACAGAAAAGCAGGTGAACCACATGCTGAAGTGCATGCTTTTCGTATGGCTGGAGAGCATGCACAAGATGCTACATTATATGTAACGTTAGAGCCTTGTTCGCATTATGGGAAGACACCACCTTGTGCGAAGCTAGTGAAGGAATCTGGTGTAAGTCGAGTTGTGGTAGCCATGCAAGATCCAAACCCAGCTGTAGCAGGGCAAGGCATTCAATTGCTACGGGATGCGGGAATAGTAGTTGAGGTGGGAGTTTTGGAGCAACAAGCTCGCCGTGTTAATGAACGTTTCATCCACAATATGCTGACACAACGCCCATTTGTTATTTCCAAATTTGCTATGACTTTAGATGGGAAAATTGCCACACATACAGGGCATTCTAAATGGGTAACTGGCGAGGCTGCACGTGAGGATGTTCACTATATTCGCCATGAAGTAGATGGAATTTTAGTCGGTGTGGGTACAGTCATTGCTGACAATCCTACTTTAACAACAAGATTAAAAGAAGGATACGGAAAAAATCCAACACGTATTATTATGGATAGTTCTCTACGCACACCCGATTATGCAAATGTGTTAAATACGGAGGAAGCACATACGATTCTTGTATGTAGTGAGGACGTAAGCCAAGAAAAAATGAAGCGATTTACAGACAAAGGTGTGACGGTTTTACCAGTACGTAAAAATGAATATGGACTTCAGCTTGATGATATGCTTGAAAAGCTTTATACACATGGCATTACGGATATTTTGCTCGAAGGAGGAAGTAAAATAAATGCTTCTTTTTTACAGCAAGAAGCGATCGACAAATATGTGGTGTATATAGCGCCTAAAGTTCTCGGTGGGAATCTATCATTAACACCGTTTGCTGGTTATAGTCCTTCTCAAATGAATGAGGCATGGAATGTTGAATGGACTTCATTTGATAAGGTAGGCGAGGATTTGCGTATTATTGCTTATCCAAAGCAAGGTGAAGAAAAGTGA
- a CDS encoding FAD-dependent oxidoreductase, whose product MNYQADVCIVGAGPAGALLAYLLAKKGLTVILLEQNAALGQSFRGEHLNEEGEAVLKNHHLFEAVESHGILRMEKLEYYADGNAFKTIFPDEAVGHLGIHVPQAHLLKGILQNTRPFPNFTCLLHTKVTKLIVDTSGHYRGVIAIKNGNTIKIDSQLIIGADGRYSTIRKEAHIDVQKQKHGFDLLWAKIPAPQNWEPSIKMALIDDKQLSLFTQVGGYIQIGWNIEQGSFPQLRKQAFTPFIQQLTTQFPLLANTVQEHIQSWKDFVLLDVFSSHCDCWGTQGIVLLGDAVHTMTPTGAFGLNSALKDADCLASLLNKDTLAQFNVQDFQQMRKQAIEEVLAKQIEKEQTFASNFINKAS is encoded by the coding sequence GTGAACTATCAAGCAGATGTTTGTATAGTAGGGGCAGGACCAGCTGGCGCACTGTTAGCCTACTTACTAGCCAAAAAAGGGCTAACAGTGATCCTACTTGAGCAAAACGCAGCACTTGGTCAGTCATTTCGAGGCGAGCACTTAAATGAAGAGGGCGAGGCTGTTTTAAAAAATCATCATCTTTTTGAGGCAGTTGAGTCACACGGTATATTACGAATGGAGAAGCTGGAGTATTACGCAGATGGTAACGCCTTTAAAACGATTTTTCCTGATGAAGCAGTAGGTCATTTAGGCATACATGTCCCACAAGCTCATTTATTAAAGGGAATTTTACAAAATACACGGCCGTTTCCCAACTTTACATGCTTGCTACATACAAAGGTAACAAAGCTCATCGTAGACACTTCTGGTCATTATAGAGGAGTTATAGCAATAAAAAATGGAAACACTATTAAAATTGATAGCCAATTAATTATTGGTGCAGATGGTCGCTATTCTACCATTCGTAAGGAAGCACATATTGATGTTCAGAAACAGAAACATGGCTTTGATTTACTATGGGCTAAAATTCCTGCACCCCAAAATTGGGAACCTTCGATAAAAATGGCACTAATCGATGATAAGCAGCTGTCATTGTTTACGCAAGTTGGTGGTTATATTCAAATAGGCTGGAATATCGAACAGGGTAGTTTCCCTCAGCTGCGCAAACAAGCTTTTACTCCTTTTATCCAGCAGCTTACAACACAATTTCCACTATTAGCTAATACAGTACAAGAGCATATTCAATCTTGGAAAGATTTTGTGTTATTAGATGTTTTTAGTAGTCACTGTGACTGTTGGGGTACCCAGGGCATTGTATTGTTAGGTGATGCTGTCCATACGATGACACCAACTGGGGCATTTGGATTAAATAGTGCTCTAAAGGATGCCGATTGTTTGGCATCTTTGCTAAATAAAGACACGTTAGCACAATTTAATGTACAAGATTTTCAACAAATGCGTAAGCAAGCCATTGAGGAAGTATTAGCAAAACAAATTGAAAAAGAGCAAACATTTGCTTCTAACTTTATAAATAAGGCTTCTTGA
- a CDS encoding 5' nucleotidase, NT5C type, which produces MKFGFDIDDTLIDLRAHAFLLYNKKLGKNVSFKTFQALQRVEIHEPFGLTDEEGYAMWNSTMEEIYFTDCPSFEGAIKTLQALAAQGHDIYYITSRPKQYCAQTRAWMEAQGFPITDGHFFCGMQDAEKVNIIKELALDVYVDDKPTVLETLHDVTTKVILKNQSYNQHVNLPRLYDWQEFQVLIQK; this is translated from the coding sequence ATGAAATTTGGCTTTGATATAGATGACACTTTAATTGATTTACGAGCACACGCTTTTTTACTCTATAATAAAAAACTAGGTAAAAATGTTTCCTTTAAAACCTTTCAAGCCTTACAACGTGTAGAAATACATGAGCCTTTTGGTTTAACAGACGAAGAAGGTTATGCAATGTGGAATAGTACAATGGAGGAGATTTATTTTACGGACTGTCCTTCTTTTGAGGGGGCAATAAAAACGCTCCAAGCTCTAGCGGCGCAAGGGCATGATATTTACTATATTACATCTCGTCCCAAACAATACTGTGCACAAACAAGAGCATGGATGGAGGCGCAAGGTTTTCCAATAACGGACGGTCATTTTTTCTGTGGAATGCAGGATGCAGAAAAAGTCAATATTATAAAAGAGCTTGCGTTAGATGTTTATGTAGATGATAAACCAACAGTGCTGGAAACACTTCATGATGTGACAACAAAGGTGATCTTAAAAAATCAATCCTATAACCAGCATGTGAATCTTCCACGTTTATATGATTGGCAAGAGTTTCAAGTGCTGATACAAAAATAA
- the solA gene encoding N-methyl-L-tryptophan oxidase produces MVYDVIIVGAGSMGMAAGYYLAKKGNKVLMLDAFTPPHEEGSHHGDTRIIRFAYGEGASYVPFVKRAGELWQELESLANENLFLQTGVVNIGEPTCDFIQNVKASSALYDLALEHYSAAEAMNKWPGLFLPEDLVACFEPTAGVLRVEACIRAYQKLALEAGASLQTNEKVLAIQAGEIVQVQTVHNLYKAKHLIVTAGAWATELLQTMGVTIPVTPTRKTFAWFEADEELYRDENFPAYCFEFADSTYYGFPSIDGAGLKLGRHDGGEVINPNTPLRPFDDADLVDLQNFIHQFMPKHGAIKYGKTCKYSMTPDEDFIIDFLPKHQNIIIAAGFSGHGFKFSSAVGEVLAELIVDGKSKQDLSTFKLNRF; encoded by the coding sequence ATGGTATATGATGTCATAATAGTTGGTGCTGGCTCCATGGGGATGGCGGCTGGTTATTATTTAGCAAAGAAAGGTAACAAAGTTCTTATGCTAGATGCCTTTACTCCCCCGCATGAAGAAGGTAGTCATCATGGAGATACAAGAATCATTCGCTTTGCTTATGGTGAAGGGGCTAGCTATGTACCTTTTGTAAAAAGAGCTGGTGAGCTTTGGCAAGAGCTAGAGTCTTTAGCCAATGAGAACTTATTTTTACAAACTGGCGTAGTCAATATTGGAGAACCAACCTGTGACTTTATTCAGAATGTCAAGGCAAGCTCAGCACTCTATGATTTAGCACTCGAACATTATTCAGCAGCGGAAGCGATGAACAAATGGCCAGGGCTATTCTTGCCAGAAGATTTAGTGGCTTGCTTTGAGCCGACAGCAGGCGTCCTTCGGGTAGAAGCATGTATTCGAGCATATCAAAAATTGGCGTTAGAGGCTGGTGCAAGCTTACAGACGAATGAAAAAGTACTTGCTATTCAAGCTGGAGAAATTGTACAGGTGCAAACTGTACATAACCTTTACAAAGCAAAGCACTTAATAGTGACGGCTGGTGCATGGGCAACCGAGTTACTACAAACGATGGGCGTAACCATCCCAGTTACCCCAACACGTAAAACGTTTGCATGGTTTGAGGCAGATGAGGAGCTTTATCGTGATGAAAATTTCCCAGCCTATTGCTTTGAATTTGCAGATTCAACCTACTACGGCTTTCCTAGTATTGATGGAGCAGGATTAAAACTTGGGCGACATGATGGTGGCGAAGTGATCAATCCAAATACTCCTTTGCGCCCATTTGATGATGCAGATCTTGTTGATTTACAAAATTTCATTCATCAGTTTATGCCCAAGCATGGTGCAATAAAATACGGCAAAACATGCAAGTATTCGATGACTCCTGATGAAGATTTTATAATTGACTTTTTGCCTAAACATCAAAATATTATTATTGCTGCAGGTTTTTCGGGCCATGGCTTTAAATTTAGTAGCGCTGTAGGGGAAGTACTAGCGGAATTAATTGTAGATGGCAAAAGTAAACAGGATTTATCAACCTTTAAGTTGAATCGATTTTAA
- a CDS encoding uracil-xanthine permease family protein, producing the protein MKTQHSKRTNETRKTQLTVLPDEKISFSQSALLGLQHVMAMDVYVVPFLIAMLIGLQTGQAGALIQSTFIAAGIATIVQTHFCMKLPMAQGPSYVPLGAIVGIYAASGSGDLGWSTVLGASLIGAICVIILGYTGIFNKIVQTFIPPIVGGTIIFVVGLSLMPVGLSDNIFNGAGASINQNIYLALISAIVLIICVMLGTVFHQKGRLFRIASVIIALIGGSIAANRMGVLDLSPVSQAKWFSMPQIPFADFGFSFNISAIITMVIIYIVLMAETTGTWFAISNVIDKPLTDQQINRGVIGEGIGCFIASLLGSTPVTGYSTNAGVISITGIASRRVFIAAGIWFIIFGFSGKLAALISAIPSAVIGGVFVIVCGIIAISGLQVMKNEHIGEKEMYVIAIPVILTLALTLLPDDFLYSLPTTVQYLFGSPIATAALVAIFLNKILPSSK; encoded by the coding sequence GTGAAAACGCAACATAGTAAACGAACAAACGAAACAAGAAAAACACAATTAACCGTATTACCAGATGAAAAAATCTCGTTCAGCCAATCAGCTCTACTAGGTTTACAGCATGTCATGGCCATGGATGTTTACGTTGTGCCATTTTTAATTGCCATGCTCATTGGTCTACAAACAGGGCAGGCAGGTGCATTAATTCAATCCACCTTTATTGCGGCAGGAATTGCGACTATTGTACAAACCCATTTTTGTATGAAATTACCGATGGCACAAGGCCCTTCCTATGTTCCACTAGGGGCTATTGTTGGAATCTATGCGGCAAGTGGCAGTGGTGATTTAGGCTGGAGCACTGTGCTAGGTGCCAGCTTAATCGGTGCTATTTGCGTCATTATTTTAGGCTATACAGGCATTTTCAATAAAATTGTTCAAACATTTATTCCACCGATTGTTGGCGGTACGATTATCTTTGTTGTCGGTCTTTCCTTAATGCCTGTCGGTTTAAGTGATAATATTTTTAATGGAGCAGGTGCATCCATTAATCAGAACATCTATTTAGCTTTGATTTCAGCCATTGTATTAATCATTTGTGTCATGTTAGGGACAGTCTTCCACCAAAAAGGGCGTCTATTCCGTATTGCATCTGTCATCATTGCCTTAATCGGCGGCAGTATTGCGGCAAATAGGATGGGTGTTTTAGATTTATCTCCTGTATCACAAGCAAAATGGTTTAGTATGCCGCAAATTCCATTTGCAGATTTCGGCTTTAGCTTTAATATTTCAGCCATTATCACAATGGTCATTATTTATATTGTCTTAATGGCGGAAACAACAGGAACATGGTTTGCCATTAGCAATGTCATCGACAAACCATTAACAGATCAACAAATTAATCGAGGCGTTATTGGTGAAGGCATTGGCTGTTTTATTGCTTCATTACTAGGCTCTACACCTGTGACGGGTTACTCTACAAATGCAGGTGTTATCTCAATTACAGGGATTGCGAGCCGTCGAGTATTTATAGCAGCAGGTATTTGGTTTATCATCTTCGGCTTCTCTGGTAAATTAGCGGCACTTATTTCAGCCATTCCTTCAGCAGTCATTGGTGGTGTATTTGTCATCGTCTGTGGCATTATTGCCATCAGCGGATTACAGGTGATGAAAAATGAACATATTGGCGAAAAGGAAATGTATGTCATTGCGATTCCTGTCATTTTAACGTTAGCTCTGACATTATTGCCTGATGATTTCCTTTATTCACTACCTACAACCGTTCAATATTTATTTGGATCGCCTATCGCAACCGCTGCGCTAGTAGCGATTTTCCTTAATAAAATTCTACCAAGCTCAAAATAG